From Kaistella polysaccharea:
TATGCGGGCAAAAAAATTGCTGGCTGCGCTGCTGAAAAATAATTCTTTTGAAGAATAGAACGAGACAATTTCTTAATTCGTAAATTTGCTTTTTACATTTCTAAAAATGATTGAAACTCCAACAGATACTACCACTCAAAAGCCAAAATGGATTCGTGTAAAACTTCCTACGGGAAAAAATTACCGTGAACTCCGAACGTTGGTTGATAAATATAAACTCAACACCATTTGCCAAAGCGGGAGTTGCCCAAATATGGGTGAATGCTGGGGTGAAGGAACCGCCACCTTTATGATTCTCGGAAACATCTGTACGAGAAGCTGTGGGTTTTGTGGCGTAAAAACAGGCAAGCCTTTAGATGTTAATTGGGAAGAACCAGAGAAAGTTGCGCGTTCGATCAAATTAATGAAAATTAAACATGCTGTATTAACTTCGGTTGATCGTGATGATTTGAAAGATATGGGCTCAATCCTTTGGGCAGAAACGGTACATGCTGTACGCAGAATCTCTCCTGGAACAACAATGGAAACATTAATCCCAGATTTTCAGGGAATTACAAAACATATTGACCGCTTGATAGAAGTTCATCCAGAAGTGATTTCCCACAATATGGAAACCGTGAAAAGACTGACGAGAGAAGTACGTATTCAGGCAAAATATGAAAGAAGTCTGGAAGTTCTTTCCTACTTAAAATCCGCTGGACAAAACCGCACAAAAACCGGATTGATGTTGGGATTAGGGGAAGAGACTTCGGAAGTTTTTCAAACGATTGAAGATATCAGAAATGCAAACGTAGATGTCATTACAATTGGTCAATATTTACAGCCAACCAAAAAGCATTTACCCGTGAAAAAATTTGTTACTCCTGAGGAATTTACCGCATTTGGTGACTTCGCCAGAAGCTTAGGTTTTCGACATGTAGAGAGTTCGCCTTTGGTGAGAAGCTCTTACCATGCAGAAAAACATATTCATTAAATTAGAAAATGAACATTACAATTAAACGCAGCCGTAGGTTGCGTTTTTTTATAATCGTTGAAAGAAATTCTTATCTTTAAAAATAATTTAAATTTTACGCCATGAAAATTATCAGTATAGCACTTCTTTCTTGTTCACTTCTTTTTGCTTTTTCCTGTCAGGAAGAAAAAAAGACAGACGATATCAGCAATTTAAAATCTGTAAAATCAACTTCTGGAAAAATGACAACGGAAGAAGTAAGTTATGATATCGATGGCAAAAACTTTAAGTCATTTGTTGCTTATACAGGTGCCGCCGATGAAGTAAAACCAGTCGTAATGGTATTGCCAGAATGGTGGGGAGTTACAGATTATGTGAAAGATCGCGCGAAGAAACTAGCTGAACTGGGATATTTTGCAATGGTTGTTGATTACTATGGTGAGGGAAAAACCGTTGATAACCCCGAACAAGCTACAAAACTCGCCGAACCCTTCTACAAAATTCCAATTAATGCGAAATTGATGTTCGACAAAGCGAAAGCGCAGCTTCTAAAATTTCCCAATGCCAATTATGAAAAAATTGCGGCCATTGGGTATTGTTTCGGTGGTGCACAAGCTTTAAATATGGCACGTCAGGAAGATGAATTGAAGGGCGTAGTTTCTTTCCACGGAAACTTAATGACTGGGATAAAACCAAAAAATAACGATGTTAAAATTTTAGTTTGTAATGGTGAAGCAGACACTTATGTTCCGGCGGAGGAAATTGCAGCCTTTAAAAAGCAAATGGATTCTGCGAAAATAGATTATAAGTTTATTAATTATTCGAACGCCCTGCATTCTTTTACAAATCCTGCGTCGACGGAAATCGGTAAAAAATATGACATGAAAGTGGCGTACAATAAGGAAGCAGATGAAAAATCATGGAACGAAATGAAGGTTTTTCTTGAAGATATTTTTAAGTAAATCAAAAACTGTTTTAACAAAAAATTCCCTCTCAATATTGAAAGGGAATTTTTGTATTTTGGAATGAATTAATCTTTTAAATATTTTCTAAGTTTCCAGGCCATTTTTTCGTGTTTCTGCATCAATCCGTTAAGGAAGTCAGAGGTACCTGCATCTTTATAATCTTCTTCACATTTATCTAAATCATCACGCAAAGATTTTACAATTGCTTCATGATCGGTAACCAATTCTTTCAACATTCCTTGAGTATCAGGAACTTTACCAGGAGTTTCTTTCAGTTGTGATTCTTTTGCAAATTCACTAGTTGTTCCAATTGCAATTCCGCCCAAAGTACTTATTCTTTCCGCCACAGCATCAACTGCTTCTGCAACTGCATCGTATTGATCTTCAAACAACAGATGCAATTCCATAAAATTGTCACCTGACAAATTCCAGTGGAATTTTCTCAGTTTGATGTAAAGTACGTTGCCATCGGCTAAGACTTTATTTAAAATTTTGTGAACTTCTGTTAAGTTTTTTTTCGTAATTCCTAAATCTGGTGTCATTTTTTTAAAATTTTAAATTATTATTAAACGTGTAAATTTCCTTCTCTTCCGTCATCATTATCAGACTTTGTTCCTGTAATCGCAGCAATTGCGAAATGTAACATCGATACAAATTTTCCTACTTTAGGTTCCCAGTAGTAAGTTTCATCTGGTGTTACTCGAATCACCGAAACGTCTGGATCTTCTTTACCATCAAACCAGGCATTTGCCATGGGAGTCCATTTATCTTCGATGGTATTTTGGTCTTGGTAGATAAATGCTTTCCCTAAAATGGAGAGGTATTCAGAATTTTCATTATTCATAAAATAAAGCTGAACGCGGTTGTCTTCCTTAATTTCAAAATTCTTATGACTTTGGTCACTGCTTAAAAACCATAGATTACCTTCGTCATCGCATTCTTTTAAACTCATCGGCCTTGATGCGTTTGGTATAGAATCTAAATCGGTACAGAACATACATGTTCTTGCACTTTCAGAAAGTTTTTTTAGTGTTTCAAGAGCTTCTTTTTGAGTTAAATTTTCTGTAGACATCTATTTATCGTTTTAATGTTAATATTCAATCATCAATTTAACAATGATTTTTACAGCGTTTGGTATTCAAATATTAAACCATCATACTTATATATTGCGGGACAAAGGTTAAACTTTTCATAAATAGTGATCTTTAGAATTCTTAGATTTGAAAGCACTTTAAGTTGTGTCTATCGGCTTAATATTTGTTGCCTATGTTCAATGAAACATAGAAACATAGATTCATTATAAACCAGAATTACAGTTGATTAATCATTAAAACAAGTGATATGAAAAATTTAAAAAAAATAGCAATTCCAGTTGCAGTCACAATTTTAGGAATTGGGTTATTAAGTTCGTGTTCTGTCGGAATTCCAGAAGGTGCTGCGGCAGTTCAAAACTTTAAAGCAGATAAATATTTAGGTAAATGGTATGAGATTGCGCGTTTTGATTACCGTTTTGAAAAAAACCTAAAAAACGTAACCGCGACTTATTCCCAAAAGGATAATGGAAATATTAAAGTGGAAAATCGAGGGTATAATTACGTGAAAAATAAGTGGAGTGAAAGTACGGGAGAAGCAAAATTTGTAGGAAATGAAAATGTTGGGCGTTTGAAAGTTTCTTTTTTTAAACCAATTTGGGCGGGTTACAATGTCATCGATATTGATGAGGATTACAAATATGCTTTGGTCGCTGGTAATAATTTAGATTATTTATGGATTATGTCGCGTGAGAAAACAATTCCTGAGTCTTATAAACAAAGATTTATTGAAAAAGCAAAAAAAATAGGCTTCAATACAGAAAACTTGATTTGGGTAGAACACGATAATTAAATTCTTTCTAATTATTTTTTTAAAGATCGTACTGGATTTTACGCACGCGTTGCCGTAGAATTCCGTATTTTTATATTTTAAAATCTTGTATGAAAGCAGTACTCATTACCATCGGTGACGAAATTCTCTCGGGCAATACCGTTGATACCAATTCTAATTTTATAGCGACGGAACTCAAGAAAATTGGAATTCCCGTCGTTCAGATATTTACCATTTCAGATGAAATTAATTCTATAAAAAAAACTTTAAAATCGGCTTTTGACCTTGCAGATTTGGTGATCACAACGGGTGGTTTAGGTCCTACAAAAGATGATAAAACGAAAACTGCTTTCAAAGAATTCTTTAACGACGAAATAATTCTAGATCCTGCCACTTTCGACCATCTCCGCAGATTGTTCGAGAAAAGAAATCGCGGTCATCTTTTGGAATTGAATAAACCACAGGCAGAAGTTTTAAGAAAAGCGTTCATTTTTCAAAATGAAAATGGAAGTGCCCCTTGTCAGATGATTCAGGAAAATGGAAAAATCGTCATTTGTCTTCCTGGAGTTCCTTTCGAAGTGAAACCTTTAATCAAAGATAAAATCATTCCCTTCCTTGCAAATAAGTTCGGTTTGAACCATATTGTTACGCAAACTATTTCCGTCGTTGGTATTCCAGAAAGTCTGTTATCAGAACAAATTGAATCCTGGGAACTGGCTTTGCCAAAAGATATTTCGTTGTCTTATCTTCCCGTCGGAAACCGAATTAAGTTGCGTTTGACTGCGCAGGGAAAAAGTAAAGAAGAATTACAAGTCAAAATCGATACTGAAGCTCAAAAACTAAAACCACTTATCGGCGAAAATGTTATTTCCTGGAATGGTGACCATATTCAAGAAATTTTAAAAGAAATTCTAGACGACAAAAAACTCACTGTTTCCACGACGGAAAGTTGCACCGGCGGTGAACTTTCAAGATTACTCACTTCAATATCAGGAAGTTCTACTTATTTTTCAGGAGGAATTATCGCTTATGATTACCACAAGAAAATAGAAATATTAGGAGTTTCAGAAAAAACAATTCAAGAGAAAACAGTGGTTTCGGAAGAAGTTGCGCAGGAAATGTCGGCGGGCGCGCAAACGCTTTTTAAAACACAGATCGCGCTTTCTACAACAGGTGTCGCCGGTCCAGATTCTGATGAATTTAATAATGAAATAGGAACTGCTTTCTATTCTATTCGTGTTAATAATTTCGAGAAAACCCGTCGTTTGAATCTTCCACACTTTGAACGGAATGATTTCGCGAATTTTGTTTCACAAAGAGTTTTACAAGACTTAGTGGAAATTTTACTCCACGAAAACTATTGATTTATTAAGCACAAATCGGAGATTCACTTGATTCCTTAAAAAAATAGAAAGGTGAAGTAAAGTCACAAAAAAATTCATTTTTCTCTCTTCCAAAAGTAATTGAAATTATTTAGCGGGTTAAAAGTTTGATTTTTTTTGAACTTCAACTTTTGTGACTTCTGTGGTTTTTCAAATTTAAAGTTCAAAAATAAGATCATCTGTAAACGCAATACAGTCGAAATCCTGACAAGACTGCGTATCTAATCCTGTGAATTTACTAAACGCCGGCAAAATCAACTGATTTTCTGAGATGCGGAAGCACGGCAAACGCACCGACTTTCTTTTTTCTAATTTTACAGTTACGCCCGGATGAAGATGGCCGGAAATTGAAAACTGCTTTTCCTTATTTTCTGGAATGTGAATGAAGGTGAAAGGTTCGATGATCAGAGAATTTTCCTCAATTGAGATATCCAGATCATGTAAAAAATTTGCTCTATGAACGTCGTGATTTCCTTTAATTAAAGTAATCTTCAAACTGAGGTTTATAGTTCTCCAGGCTTCAAAAATATTGAAATCTGCATTCTTTCCCGAATGTAAGAAATCACCCACAACAATGAGTTTTTTGGCGTCAAAATGTTGAATTAAAAAATCAAGTCTTTCCAAATCATCTTCCAGAATATCCGAGGGAACGGGAATTCCATTTTTCCGGAAATATGCCGATTTACCTAAATGCAAATCGCTGATAATTAAGGATTTGTTTTCAGTCCAGAATAAGGCACGTTGATTTGTAAAAATGAGGTTTTGGTCGTGAACTGTTTTTTCTATGGTCTGAAGGGTCATTTTTTCATTTTCTTTTTCATGGCTTCCACTTTCATTCGTAAAATCCGGGCTTTCAAATCTTCACTGCTTAAACTTTGACGCAGACTGTCCACTTTTATAGGGAAACTTAAGGGCGTAAAGGTATTTGAATTTTTAATAATAATCTCACTTTCATGAATTCGATTGAAAGCATCAACCAATCTTCCTTCATCAATTTGCTGAAAAAACACTTCAGAATAAGCTTGTTTTAATAATAAGTTTTCCGGATCGTAATCTTCCAGAACATTAAATATTAATCCAGATGACGACTGTAAATTTTTATTGTTTTTCTGCTGTCCGGGATAAGTGCGGATCACCATTCCAGAAATTACAGCGATATCCCGAAACTTTCGTCTTGCCATTTCTGTGGAGTTCACAGAAGCCATCACATCGCGAATTAAATCTTCTTTTGATAATATTTCGTTGATATTTTCTTCCGTTAAAGGAATTTCCAGTTTTGAAAATAGTTCAAAACCATAATCATTCATTGCAATAGAAAAGGATATCGGTGTAATTCTGGAAATACGATAGGCGATTAAGGCGGACATCACTTCATGAATCAACCTTCCTTCAAAAGGATACATAAATAAATGATGGCCTTCGCGGGTTTTGATGCGTTCTACCAAAAACTCTTTTTCACTGGGAATATGAGAATTCTCTTGCTGGCTCACCAAAAGCGGATGTAAAAAGCGAAGTTCTTTTTCTGATGATTTTGCGTCTAAAGACTCTGATAATTTCTGTCTTAAAAATCCACTCAAATAAGACGACAATGGTAATCTTCCGCCCAAATAACTCGGCACAATTCCTTTTCCGCTGGAGTTCCGAACAAAGACTGTCATTTCCTTAACATGCGAAACTTCCAGCACTCGTCCAGCCAAAATAAATTTATCGTTCTTCTTTAATTTTGAAATAAAATATTCCTCGATCATTCCAATATAGCCACCACCGAAAAACTTCACTTTCAACATAGAGTCGCTCACAATCGCACCGATATTCATTCGATGCAACATTGCGATTCTGCGAGAAGTCACTTTATACAGACCATTTTCGACGACAACTTTATGGTATTCTTCGTAATTTTTTAATTTTCCACCTATGGTAATGAATGTCAAAATCCAGGTCCATTCTTCCGGCGACAAATCTCTAAATGCATTAGTCGCAGTAATTTGCTTAAAGGTTTCTTTTTCTTCAAAACCATCGCCGACAGCGAGTGTTATGACGAATTGAAGCAAAACATCATAACATAAAACTAAAGGTTCCCGCGGTTCGATTTTATTTTGCTTAACAGCTTCCTTTAAAGCTGCCACTTCAATCAGCTCCAAAGAATGCGTCGGGACAAAATATATTTTTGAGGTCTCAAAAGGGGAATGACCACTTCGGCCTGCACGCTGGAGAAATCGCGCAATTCCTTTACTGGAACCAATTTGAATTACAGTATCAACTGGTTTAAAATCGACGCCTAAATCTAAAGAAGAGGTTGAAATAACGGCTTTTAAATATCCCGAAGACAGATTATCCTCAATCCAAATTCGAATATCTTTGTCTACGGAACTGTGGTGAATGGCGATTTGCCCTGCAAAATCCGGATGCGTGTTCAATAATACCTGATACCACATTTCAGCCTGACTTCTCGTATTGGTGAAAACCAAAGTAGTTTGACTTTCGAGAATAATTGGAATAATTTTATCCGCGAGTTTCGTTCCCAAATGGCCGGCCCAGGGAAGAACTTCAACATCATCGGGAAAGACTGATTTTATTTCAATTTTCTTTTTTTCTTTTGCAACGATTTTTGTTTTCTTGATATCATAAGGAATAAGCACGTCCATGGCTTCGTCGAGGTTTCCGATGGTTGCTGTAATTCCCCAGATTCTTAGTTTTTTCTGATAACTAAATATCCTGGAAACTGCCAATTCTGTCATTACGCCGCGTTTCGAGCTGAGCAATTCGTGCCATTCATCTACAACAATGCATTGCAAATGATTAAAGAATTTTTGATGTTGTTTTTGAGCCAAAAGCAAATGCAGACTTTCCGGCGTGATGATTAAAATATCCGGCATTTTCTTCGTCTGCTTCGCGCGAACAGCAGTCGGCGTATCGCCATTCCTCACGGAAACTTCCCAATCCAGTCCAATGTCTTCTAAAGCTTCGCTCATGGCTTTGGCAATGTCTTTTGCTAGAGCACGAAGTGGCGTGATCCACAGAAGTTTCATGCCGGATTTATAATTATCCGGATGATTCATGTAGTCAATAACTACTGCTAAAAATACAGAGAACGTCTTTCCAAAACCTGTGGGTGCGATGACCATTCCCGAGTAATTATTAGAAAATTTAAACCACGTTTCAGACTGAAAACCAAAGGGTTCCCGATCTTGAGAATCCATCCATTTTTTGATGATTTGGAAACCTGTGGAATTTTTAAATTTCTCGGTCATTATTTAAATGAAAATTTGGTCGTGGCGGATTAGATTAGGTAATTAGTTT
This genomic window contains:
- the lipA gene encoding lipoyl synthase, with product MIETPTDTTTQKPKWIRVKLPTGKNYRELRTLVDKYKLNTICQSGSCPNMGECWGEGTATFMILGNICTRSCGFCGVKTGKPLDVNWEEPEKVARSIKLMKIKHAVLTSVDRDDLKDMGSILWAETVHAVRRISPGTTMETLIPDFQGITKHIDRLIEVHPEVISHNMETVKRLTREVRIQAKYERSLEVLSYLKSAGQNRTKTGLMLGLGEETSEVFQTIEDIRNANVDVITIGQYLQPTKKHLPVKKFVTPEEFTAFGDFARSLGFRHVESSPLVRSSYHAEKHIH
- a CDS encoding dienelactone hydrolase family protein; its protein translation is MKIISIALLSCSLLFAFSCQEEKKTDDISNLKSVKSTSGKMTTEEVSYDIDGKNFKSFVAYTGAADEVKPVVMVLPEWWGVTDYVKDRAKKLAELGYFAMVVDYYGEGKTVDNPEQATKLAEPFYKIPINAKLMFDKAKAQLLKFPNANYEKIAAIGYCFGGAQALNMARQEDELKGVVSFHGNLMTGIKPKNNDVKILVCNGEADTYVPAEEIAAFKKQMDSAKIDYKFINYSNALHSFTNPASTEIGKKYDMKVAYNKEADEKSWNEMKVFLEDIFK
- a CDS encoding Dps family protein; protein product: MTPDLGITKKNLTEVHKILNKVLADGNVLYIKLRKFHWNLSGDNFMELHLLFEDQYDAVAEAVDAVAERISTLGGIAIGTTSEFAKESQLKETPGKVPDTQGMLKELVTDHEAIVKSLRDDLDKCEEDYKDAGTSDFLNGLMQKHEKMAWKLRKYLKD
- a CDS encoding pyridoxamine 5'-phosphate oxidase family protein — protein: MSTENLTQKEALETLKKLSESARTCMFCTDLDSIPNASRPMSLKECDDEGNLWFLSSDQSHKNFEIKEDNRVQLYFMNNENSEYLSILGKAFIYQDQNTIEDKWTPMANAWFDGKEDPDVSVIRVTPDETYYWEPKVGKFVSMLHFAIAAITGTKSDNDDGREGNLHV
- a CDS encoding lipocalin family protein, which gives rise to MKNLKKIAIPVAVTILGIGLLSSCSVGIPEGAAAVQNFKADKYLGKWYEIARFDYRFEKNLKNVTATYSQKDNGNIKVENRGYNYVKNKWSESTGEAKFVGNENVGRLKVSFFKPIWAGYNVIDIDEDYKYALVAGNNLDYLWIMSREKTIPESYKQRFIEKAKKIGFNTENLIWVEHDN
- a CDS encoding CinA family nicotinamide mononucleotide deamidase-related protein gives rise to the protein MKAVLITIGDEILSGNTVDTNSNFIATELKKIGIPVVQIFTISDEINSIKKTLKSAFDLADLVITTGGLGPTKDDKTKTAFKEFFNDEIILDPATFDHLRRLFEKRNRGHLLELNKPQAEVLRKAFIFQNENGSAPCQMIQENGKIVICLPGVPFEVKPLIKDKIIPFLANKFGLNHIVTQTISVVGIPESLLSEQIESWELALPKDISLSYLPVGNRIKLRLTAQGKSKEELQVKIDTEAQKLKPLIGENVISWNGDHIQEILKEILDDKKLTVSTTESCTGGELSRLLTSISGSSTYFSGGIIAYDYHKKIEILGVSEKTIQEKTVVSEEVAQEMSAGAQTLFKTQIALSTTGVAGPDSDEFNNEIGTAFYSIRVNNFEKTRRLNLPHFERNDFANFVSQRVLQDLVEILLHENY
- the pdeM gene encoding ligase-associated DNA damage response endonuclease PdeM — translated: MTLQTIEKTVHDQNLIFTNQRALFWTENKSLIISDLHLGKSAYFRKNGIPVPSDILEDDLERLDFLIQHFDAKKLIVVGDFLHSGKNADFNIFEAWRTINLSLKITLIKGNHDVHRANFLHDLDISIEENSLIIEPFTFIHIPENKEKQFSISGHLHPGVTVKLEKRKSVRLPCFRISENQLILPAFSKFTGLDTQSCQDFDCIAFTDDLIFEL
- a CDS encoding ligase-associated DNA damage response DEXH box helicase; the encoded protein is MTEKFKNSTGFQIIKKWMDSQDREPFGFQSETWFKFSNNYSGMVIAPTGFGKTFSVFLAVVIDYMNHPDNYKSGMKLLWITPLRALAKDIAKAMSEALEDIGLDWEVSVRNGDTPTAVRAKQTKKMPDILIITPESLHLLLAQKQHQKFFNHLQCIVVDEWHELLSSKRGVMTELAVSRIFSYQKKLRIWGITATIGNLDEAMDVLIPYDIKKTKIVAKEKKKIEIKSVFPDDVEVLPWAGHLGTKLADKIIPIILESQTTLVFTNTRSQAEMWYQVLLNTHPDFAGQIAIHHSSVDKDIRIWIEDNLSSGYLKAVISTSSLDLGVDFKPVDTVIQIGSSKGIARFLQRAGRSGHSPFETSKIYFVPTHSLELIEVAALKEAVKQNKIEPREPLVLCYDVLLQFVITLAVGDGFEEKETFKQITATNAFRDLSPEEWTWILTFITIGGKLKNYEEYHKVVVENGLYKVTSRRIAMLHRMNIGAIVSDSMLKVKFFGGGYIGMIEEYFISKLKKNDKFILAGRVLEVSHVKEMTVFVRNSSGKGIVPSYLGGRLPLSSYLSGFLRQKLSESLDAKSSEKELRFLHPLLVSQQENSHIPSEKEFLVERIKTREGHHLFMYPFEGRLIHEVMSALIAYRISRITPISFSIAMNDYGFELFSKLEIPLTEENINEILSKEDLIRDVMASVNSTEMARRKFRDIAVISGMVIRTYPGQQKNNKNLQSSSGLIFNVLEDYDPENLLLKQAYSEVFFQQIDEGRLVDAFNRIHESEIIIKNSNTFTPLSFPIKVDSLRQSLSSEDLKARILRMKVEAMKKKMKK